CAGCGTCCGGCTGGTCAGTTCGGCAACAACTCCGGTCTTGGCCTCGCGATTTCCAAACAGATCGTAGAAGCGCATGGCGGCGTGATCTGGGCCGAGAACATTCGCCCGAGCGATGCCGACATCACATCCGACCCGCTGGGGGCACGCTTTGTCGTCGGCCTCCCGATCTGAGGCCCTGCGACTTCACGCATCATGTGTAGCCTTGAACGGGCGGGCGGTTCTCATCACCGGCCGCTCGGGTTCGGGCAAGTCTACTCTGGCGCTTCAGCTGCTCGCGCTCGGTTGTGATCTCGTGGGTGACGATGCAGTCGACGTCCTCCCCGATTTGACCGTGAGAAGCCCTCACACGATTCGTGGGAAAATCGAAGCACGGGGTGTCGGGCTGCTCAAAGCGGACGCCGTGGAGGCTGAATTGGCGATGATTGTCGATCTCGATCAGGTCGAAGAGGACCGCCTCCCGCCTTGGCGCACGAAAAGATTACACAATCGCGAAGTACCGCTCCTTTACAGGGTGGATGGCATTCACTTTGTTTATGCAATCCGTCAGTATCTTCTTAGGGGCAGATCAGATTAGCGATGCAGACCGAGCCGGAAAAACAGCAGATTATCTTTGTGACCGGACCCTCCGGTGCCGGACGGACAACTGCTGTGCGTGCGCTGGAAGACATCGGTTTCGAGGTCATCGACAACCTGCCAATCAGCCTCATGGACCGCCTGATCGAAGGCCAGCCGCTAGAGCGTCCGCTCGCGCTTGGTCTTGATGTCCGCAACCGCGATTTCTCGGTCAATGCGGTGATTAACAAGATCGACATGCTCGCCGAGGACGAACGGTTTGATCTGCAAGTTCTCTACATGGACTGCGATGAAAGCACGTTGATCCGGCGTTTCTCGGAAACCCGCCGCCGTCACCCGCTGTCGGTGGAAGGTGCCCCGATCGAAGGGATTGCCCGCGAACGTGACCTGCTTCAGCCGATCCGCGCGCGTGCGGGTATCCTGATCGACACGACGGCCATGACGCCGCACGAGGCGCGTGCAGAGGTTCAGGGCTGGTTCCGTCCTGAAGAGGGCAAATCGCTCGCGATTACGATCGAGAGCTTTTCGTACAAGCGCGGCCTGCCGCGCGGGCTCGATATCGTTCTGGATTGTAGATTTCTCAGGAACCCGCATTGGGAACCGGCGCTCAGGACCAAGGACGGGCGCGACAGTGCTGTCGCTCAATATGTGGCCGAAGATGAACGATTTGATGCGTTTTTTCTTGGAGTAGTGGACATGGCGCGGCTTTTGCTCCCTGCTTATCAGGAAGAAGGCAAATCGCACCTCGCCATCGCATTCGGCTGTACCGGAGGGCAACACCGCTCCGTCGCCTTGACTGAAATGCTGGCAAAAGCGCTTGCAGAGGATGGATGGCAAGTGTCTAAACGCCATCGGGAACTGGAACGTCGCCCAGAAAGCGACAGGGCATTACGAGGACAGGAAGCGTGATCGGGATCGTGATCGTTGCGCATGGCGGACTCGCACGCGAATACCTCGCGGCGATGCAACATGTCG
Above is a window of Marivivens aquimaris DNA encoding:
- a CDS encoding HPr kinase/phosphorylase, whose product is MPTSHPTRWGHALSSASRSEALRLHASCVALNGRAVLITGRSGSGKSTLALQLLALGCDLVGDDAVDVLPDLTVRSPHTIRGKIEARGVGLLKADAVEAELAMIVDLDQVEEDRLPPWRTKRLHNREVPLLYRVDGIHFVYAIRQYLLRGRSD
- the rapZ gene encoding RNase adapter RapZ; protein product: MQTEPEKQQIIFVTGPSGAGRTTAVRALEDIGFEVIDNLPISLMDRLIEGQPLERPLALGLDVRNRDFSVNAVINKIDMLAEDERFDLQVLYMDCDESTLIRRFSETRRRHPLSVEGAPIEGIARERDLLQPIRARAGILIDTTAMTPHEARAEVQGWFRPEEGKSLAITIESFSYKRGLPRGLDIVLDCRFLRNPHWEPALRTKDGRDSAVAQYVAEDERFDAFFLGVVDMARLLLPAYQEEGKSHLAIAFGCTGGQHRSVALTEMLAKALAEDGWQVSKRHRELERRPESDRALRGQEA